In Hemicordylus capensis ecotype Gifberg chromosome 3, rHemCap1.1.pri, whole genome shotgun sequence, one DNA window encodes the following:
- the LOC128349411 gene encoding D-beta-hydroxybutyrate dehydrogenase, mitochondrial-like, with protein MATLLAATRISRPLAQLALKAPHLKDAATSLRPFSVSTLRGQQQQQSANTEVDEIGERPVLITGCDSGFGFALAKHLHEKGFIIYAGCLLKEQGRGGSKDLDNMKSDRMRTVQLNVCDSEDVARAVDYMTGTLKDPQTGLWGLVNNAGVSTFGEVEFTSMDTYKEVAEVNLWGTIRTTKAFLPLIRRAKGRVVNISSMMGRMANPARSPYCITKFGVEAFSDCLRYEMRPHDVKVCIVEPGNFIAGTSLYSPERIKAIADKMWDELPEIVRRDYGRKYFDEQIAKMKSYCNSGSSDTSPVIDSITHALTSTSPYTRYHPMDYYWWLRMQVMTHMPAAISDRLYIY; from the exons ATGGCCACCCTACTAGCTGCCACCCGGATCTCCCGGCCTCTGGCCCAGCTGGCCCTGAAAGCCCCACACCTCAAGGATGCGGCCACCAGCCTCCG GCCCTTCTCGGTCTCCACCCtccgggggcagcagcagcagcagtccgcGAACACGGAAGTCGACGAG ATCGGCGAGCGGCCCGTCCTCATCACAGGCTGCGACTCGGGCTTTGGCTTCGCCCTGGCCAAGCACCTGCACGAGAAGGGCTTCATCATCTATGCCGGCTGCCTGCTGAAG gaacaaGGGCGCGGCGGCTCCAAGGACCTGGATAACATGAAGAGTGACCGGATGAGAACCGTGCAACTCAACGTCTGTGACAGTGAAGATGTGGCACGTGCCGTGGACTACATGACAGGAACCCTGAAGGACCCACAGACAG GGCTCTGGGGCCTGGTCAACAATGCCGGGGTCTCCACCTTTGGGGAGGTTGAGTTCACCAGCATGGACACCTACAAGGAAGTGGCAGAAGTGAACCTGTGGGGCACGATCCGCACCACCAAGGCCTTCCTGCCTCTCATCCGCCGAGCCAAAG GCCGGGTTGTGAACATCAGCAGCATGATGGGGCGCATGGCCAACCCGGCCCGCTCGCCCTACTGCATCACCAAGTTTGGGGTGGAGGCGTTCTCGGACTGCCTGCGCTACGAGATGCGCCCGCACGACGTGAAGGTCTGCATCGTGGAGCCCGGGAACTTCATTGCCGGCACCAGCCTGTACAGCCCCGAGCGCATTAAAGCCATTGCCGACAAGATGTGGGACGAGTTGCCCGAGATCGTGCGCCGGGACTACGGGCGGAAGTACTTTGACGAGCAGATTGCCAAGATGAAGTCGTACTGCAACAGCGGCTCCTCGGACACCTCCCCCGTCATTGACAGCATCACCCACGCCCTGACCTCCACCTCCCCCTACACCCGCTACCACCCCATGGATTACTACTGGTGGCTGCGCATGCAGGTCATGACCCACATGCCTGCCGCCATCTCGGACCGCCTCTACATCTACTGa